A genomic window from Terriglobia bacterium includes:
- a CDS encoding NAD(P)-binding domain-containing protein, whose product MDTFLTVLVASLVTLFFVRGYLKKLTAKKPARPAGTAHAAAGAPGAVAAKTIACPRCGKAIGESSAFCSHCGAALAMWSVHRAAVNAPSGGAKGKPKPVINASLCIGCGSCIEACPETGALELVGGKAILAHPDRCTGHAKCAEVCPTQGILYSYDGALQTVRVPLVKENFETNVPGVFIVGELGGMGLIKTAVNEGKLVMDHVHKRVGKTAKPAAHGHEEAPAEAARPDEVRDVLIVGAGPAGLSAALTAHQYGLNYLAIEQGEIASTIRHYPRQKFLMAEPLEIPLYGPLYVSDGTKEALLSVWETIVANTGVRVQTNERVERVARNTGGFVVETSKGQYHAKNVILALGRRGTPRSLGVPGEDLAKVAYALIEAESYENKDILIVGGGDSAVESAVGLSKHKRNRVTLSYRGENFQRARERNQKFIAEAEAQGQLNVQRSSQLREIREKSVVLEVAGKTVEIANDYVFILIGGVSPEEFLKKTGIEIVEKSLAVAADRSFS is encoded by the coding sequence ATGGATACGTTCCTCACGGTGCTGGTCGCCTCGCTGGTGACGCTGTTTTTCGTCCGCGGCTATCTGAAGAAGCTGACGGCGAAGAAACCGGCGCGTCCGGCGGGCACGGCCCATGCGGCGGCGGGCGCGCCAGGCGCGGTTGCCGCGAAAACGATTGCCTGCCCGCGCTGCGGCAAGGCCATCGGGGAATCTTCCGCGTTTTGCTCGCACTGCGGGGCGGCGCTGGCCATGTGGAGCGTGCACCGCGCCGCGGTGAACGCCCCCAGCGGAGGAGCCAAGGGCAAGCCGAAGCCGGTGATCAACGCTTCGCTGTGCATCGGCTGCGGTTCGTGTATTGAAGCCTGCCCGGAGACGGGGGCCCTGGAACTCGTCGGTGGCAAAGCCATCCTTGCTCACCCGGACCGCTGCACCGGCCACGCCAAGTGCGCGGAAGTCTGCCCCACGCAGGGCATCCTCTACTCCTACGACGGCGCGCTGCAGACCGTGCGCGTGCCGCTGGTGAAGGAAAACTTCGAGACCAACGTGCCGGGAGTCTTCATCGTGGGCGAGCTGGGAGGCATGGGGCTCATCAAGACGGCGGTGAACGAAGGCAAGCTGGTGATGGATCACGTGCATAAGCGCGTGGGAAAAACCGCCAAGCCGGCTGCGCATGGGCACGAAGAGGCGCCCGCCGAAGCCGCGAGGCCGGACGAAGTCCGCGACGTTTTGATCGTCGGCGCGGGCCCCGCGGGTCTGAGCGCGGCCCTGACCGCGCACCAGTACGGATTGAATTACCTGGCCATCGAGCAGGGGGAGATCGCTTCCACGATTCGCCACTATCCCCGGCAGAAATTCCTGATGGCGGAGCCGCTGGAGATTCCGCTCTACGGGCCGCTGTATGTAAGCGACGGCACGAAGGAGGCGCTGCTCTCGGTATGGGAGACGATTGTGGCGAATACCGGGGTGCGCGTGCAGACCAACGAGCGCGTGGAGCGCGTGGCGCGCAACACGGGCGGCTTCGTCGTGGAGACCTCTAAGGGCCAGTATCATGCGAAGAACGTGATCCTGGCCCTGGGCCGCCGCGGGACGCCGCGCAGCCTGGGTGTGCCGGGGGAGGATCTGGCCAAGGTGGCCTATGCGCTGATCGAGGCCGAGAGCTACGAGAACAAGGACATCCTGATCGTGGGGGGCGGCGATTCGGCGGTGGAGTCGGCGGTGGGTCTCAGCAAGCACAAGCGGAATCGCGTGACGCTCTCCTATCGCGGCGAAAACTTTCAGCGCGCCCGCGAGCGCAATCAGAAATTCATCGCCGAAGCCGAGGCGCAGGGGCAGCTGAACGTGCAGCGCAGTTCCCAGTTGCGCGAAATCCGCGAAAAGTCCGTGGTGCTCGAAGTGGCCGGGAAGACCGTGGAGATTGCCAACGACTACGTCTTCATCCTGATCGGCGGAGTTTCCCCCGAGGAGTTTCTCAAGAAAACGGGGATTGAAATCGTGGAAAAGTCGCTGGCCGTGGCCGCCGACCGGTCGTTCAGCTGA
- a CDS encoding corrinoid protein produces MHDDLYPALRQCIIDGDPEQAKEICQRALAAGMAPLDAINEGLVPGLNHVGEQFAQGEMFLPDLVMAGEAMKAATAILEPAMQKAGARRETLGKVVLGTVQGDIHEIGKTLVGTMLSASGFEVHDLGVDVPFDTFAVKARELNADIVGVSALLTTTMTGQKNVAEALERNGLRPRVKIIVGGAPVTRGWAEEIGADGYGEDALAAVALAKALAGK; encoded by the coding sequence ATGCACGACGACCTCTACCCCGCGCTGCGGCAGTGCATCATCGACGGAGATCCCGAGCAGGCAAAAGAGATCTGCCAGCGTGCGCTGGCCGCGGGCATGGCCCCGCTGGACGCCATCAACGAAGGGCTGGTGCCGGGACTGAACCACGTGGGCGAGCAGTTCGCGCAGGGGGAGATGTTTCTGCCGGACCTGGTGATGGCCGGGGAAGCGATGAAGGCGGCGACGGCGATTCTGGAACCGGCCATGCAGAAGGCGGGCGCGCGCCGCGAAACGCTGGGGAAAGTCGTGCTGGGCACGGTCCAGGGCGACATCCATGAAATCGGGAAGACGCTGGTAGGCACGATGCTCTCCGCCAGCGGTTTCGAGGTGCACGACCTCGGCGTGGACGTGCCCTTCGATACGTTCGCCGTGAAGGCAAGGGAACTGAACGCCGACATCGTGGGAGTTTCCGCACTGCTCACCACCACGATGACCGGGCAGAAGAACGTGGCGGAGGCGCTGGAGCGGAACGGGCTGCGCCCGCGGGTGAAGATCATCGTGGGCGGCGCGCCGGTCACGCGGGGCTGGGCGGAGGAGATCGGCGCGGACGGCTACGGGGAAGATGCGCTGGCGGCGGTGGCGCTGGCGAAGGCGCTGGCCGGGAAGTGA
- a CDS encoding trimethylamine methyltransferase family protein: MQPKLEILERELIERILGEALALIAEPGVKVQAQAAVELLAGAGARVEEGIAHIPEALARQALASAPREFFLHNRGGEPVVRYGGDAVQFDPGSSCVHILDPATLQHRMTQAADLVRLVQVAEMLPQYAAQSTAVVCNDVPKEIGDLYRLFLVLLHSNKPIVTGAFAAHTVPLMIDLLAADSGGREALRGRPRAVFDVCPSPPLNWSDFAGQNLADLARAGVPAEVVSVPLAGAAAPVTLAGTVVQHAAECISGIVIHQLAQPGAPVVWGGAPAIFDMRSGITAMGAVETAMLNVACAQVGKHLGLPTHGYLTGSDAKVMDAQAGLESGVAALMGALGGINMISGAGMLDSLACHSPEKLVLDAETIAMAQRVRAGIQPRGESLALAMFAQAGLRGEFLKLPETRRLFRSEQHLPSSVIDRGSLHAWEQNGAKDMFARARERVTELLAAYRRPALAAEVERELKAIVGEQGRRAGMEQLPGLGV, from the coding sequence ATGCAGCCAAAACTGGAAATTCTGGAACGCGAGCTGATCGAACGAATACTGGGCGAAGCTTTAGCGCTCATTGCCGAGCCCGGCGTCAAAGTGCAGGCGCAGGCCGCGGTGGAGTTACTGGCCGGGGCGGGGGCGCGCGTCGAGGAGGGCATTGCACACATTCCGGAAGCGCTGGCGCGGCAGGCGCTGGCTTCAGCGCCGCGCGAGTTCTTCCTGCACAACCGCGGCGGGGAGCCGGTGGTGCGCTACGGGGGCGACGCGGTGCAGTTCGATCCGGGGTCGTCGTGCGTGCACATCCTGGATCCCGCGACGCTCCAGCACCGCATGACGCAGGCGGCCGACTTGGTGCGGCTGGTGCAAGTGGCGGAGATGCTGCCGCAGTATGCGGCGCAGTCCACCGCGGTCGTATGCAATGACGTGCCCAAGGAGATCGGCGATCTGTACCGGCTTTTCCTGGTGCTGCTGCATTCGAACAAGCCGATCGTCACCGGGGCATTTGCGGCGCACACGGTGCCGCTGATGATCGACCTGCTGGCGGCGGACAGCGGGGGGCGCGAAGCGCTGCGGGGCAGGCCACGCGCGGTGTTCGACGTATGCCCCTCGCCGCCGCTGAACTGGTCGGATTTCGCGGGGCAGAATCTAGCGGACCTGGCGCGCGCGGGTGTGCCGGCGGAGGTGGTGTCCGTGCCGCTGGCGGGCGCGGCGGCTCCGGTGACGCTGGCGGGCACGGTGGTGCAGCACGCGGCGGAGTGCATTAGCGGAATCGTGATCCACCAACTGGCGCAGCCCGGAGCGCCGGTGGTGTGGGGCGGGGCGCCGGCTATTTTTGACATGCGCAGCGGGATTACGGCGATGGGGGCGGTGGAAACGGCGATGCTGAATGTGGCCTGCGCACAGGTGGGCAAACATCTGGGGCTGCCGACGCACGGGTATCTCACCGGCAGTGACGCCAAGGTGATGGATGCGCAGGCGGGCCTGGAAAGCGGAGTGGCGGCGCTGATGGGCGCGCTGGGCGGGATCAACATGATATCGGGGGCGGGGATGCTGGACTCGCTGGCGTGCCACAGCCCGGAAAAACTGGTGCTGGACGCGGAAACCATCGCCATGGCGCAGCGTGTGCGCGCCGGGATCCAGCCGCGCGGGGAGTCGCTGGCGCTGGCCATGTTCGCGCAGGCCGGCTTGCGCGGGGAATTTCTGAAGCTTCCGGAGACGCGCAGGCTTTTTCGCAGCGAGCAGCATTTGCCTTCCAGCGTGATCGACCGCGGGTCGCTGCACGCGTGGGAGCAGAACGGAGCGAAAGATATGTTCGCGCGGGCGCGGGAACGGGTGACGGAACTGCTGGCGGCGTACCGGCGGCCGGCGCTTGCGGCGGAGGTCGAGAGGGAATTGAAAGCCATTGTTGGGGAGCAGGGCAGGCGGGCGGGGATGGAGCAACTGCCCGGGCTGGGAGTGTGA
- a CDS encoding homocysteine S-methyltransferase family protein → MPFAQWICGAPILADGAWGTELQKRGLPPGADPDEWNLTQPALVREVAEAYVQAGSRVILTNTFRANPVSLALHGLEAQVEAINRAGVRISREAAQDAALVFASLGPTGKMLVTKEITAPQMKDAFTAQARALAAEGPDALLLETLSDLTEARIAAEAALETGFPVIVSFVFDSGKNRDRTIMGVTPEQAATALAAAGVQAIGANCGNGIREYIPICRRLVAASPLPVWMKPNAGLPEVVNGKLAYRTTPAEFAAAARELVSAGAAFVGGCCGTSPDFIRAMAAARSWGHPLAPRGES, encoded by the coding sequence ATGCCCTTTGCCCAATGGATTTGCGGCGCTCCCATCCTGGCCGACGGTGCCTGGGGCACCGAACTGCAGAAGCGCGGCCTGCCTCCGGGCGCCGATCCCGACGAGTGGAACCTCACGCAGCCGGCGCTGGTGCGCGAAGTCGCCGAAGCCTACGTGCAGGCCGGCAGCCGCGTGATCCTCACCAACACCTTCCGCGCCAATCCCGTCAGCCTCGCTCTGCATGGTCTGGAAGCACAGGTGGAAGCCATCAATCGCGCCGGGGTACGCATCTCCCGGGAGGCCGCGCAGGACGCGGCGCTGGTCTTCGCCTCGCTCGGCCCCACTGGAAAAATGCTGGTCACCAAGGAGATCACCGCGCCGCAGATGAAGGACGCCTTCACGGCGCAGGCCCGCGCCCTGGCCGCGGAAGGTCCGGATGCCCTGCTGCTCGAGACCCTAAGCGACCTCACCGAGGCGCGCATCGCGGCAGAAGCCGCTCTGGAGACGGGTTTCCCGGTGATCGTCTCCTTCGTCTTCGATTCCGGCAAGAATCGCGACCGCACCATCATGGGCGTTACGCCGGAGCAGGCGGCTACCGCGCTGGCCGCGGCCGGCGTTCAGGCCATCGGCGCGAACTGTGGAAACGGCATCCGCGAATACATCCCCATCTGCCGCCGCCTCGTGGCGGCTTCCCCGCTGCCCGTGTGGATGAAACCGAATGCGGGCCTTCCCGAAGTCGTGAACGGCAAACTGGCCTATCGCACGACGCCTGCGGAGTTCGCCGCGGCGGCGCGAGAGCTCGTCTCGGCCGGAGCGGCCTTCGTCGGCGGCTGCTGCGGCACCAGCCCCGACTTCATCCGCGCCATGGCTGCGGCGCGCTCCTGGGGCCATCCCCTTGCCCCGCGCGGCGAATCCTAG
- a CDS encoding YceH family protein: MNILLTDVETRVLGSLVEKEITTPEYYPLSLNALLHACNQKSNRDPLLNLDEPAVRQALSSLKEKGLAGLGTTADSRVAKYEHRLQEVFNFNRQETAIFCELLLRGPQTPGELRSRAERMQHFDDLSVVHTTLQRLMQREPPLVKVLPKQPGTKEARYAHLLAGDVAAWEPPAESGAAVAGASTDADRIAQLEESVTGLQRDVAGLQQQFADFRKQFE, translated from the coding sequence GTGAACATTCTCCTGACTGACGTGGAAACCAGGGTGCTCGGCTCGCTCGTCGAAAAAGAGATCACCACCCCGGAGTACTACCCCCTCTCCCTGAACGCCCTCCTCCATGCCTGCAACCAGAAATCCAACCGCGATCCCCTCCTGAATCTGGATGAACCGGCCGTGCGCCAGGCATTGAGCAGCCTGAAGGAGAAAGGCCTGGCCGGACTCGGCACCACCGCCGACAGCCGCGTGGCCAAATACGAGCACCGCCTTCAGGAAGTCTTCAACTTCAACCGCCAGGAGACCGCCATTTTCTGCGAACTCCTCTTGCGCGGCCCGCAGACGCCCGGCGAATTGCGCAGCCGCGCCGAGCGCATGCAGCACTTCGACGACCTGAGCGTCGTGCACACCACCCTGCAGCGCCTGATGCAGCGCGAGCCTCCCTTGGTCAAGGTTCTGCCCAAGCAGCCCGGCACCAAGGAGGCGCGCTACGCTCATCTTCTCGCGGGCGATGTCGCGGCCTGGGAGCCACCCGCGGAATCGGGAGCGGCCGTCGCCGGAGCCTCGACCGATGCCGATCGGATTGCCCAGTTGGAAGAGAGTGTCACAGGTCTGCAGCGCGACGTCGCCGGCCTGCAACAGCAGTTCGCCGACTTTCGAAAGCAGTTTGAGTAG
- a CDS encoding dipeptidyl peptidase 3 has translation MKLKFAILLSLALLPVASFCQSAQPAPSSTLVARVGDTGFVQLDADSFHALSPRQQTLAYWLTQASIAIDPIIYDQLSRYGLRQKRLLEEIVAHPAGIDPQLMVRIVDFTELFWANRGNHNEMTAQKFLPAFRFEELQQAALTAQRHGAMKTPCAGLPPLTTPAQLKKELQGLRASLFDPDFEPMITAKSPKGGKDILQASSNTFYEGVSLADLKDFHEQHPLNSRLVKGRDGKLREEVYRAGTPDGTIPPGLYAAFLHKAITCLEKARGFAGPQQAQVIGDLIRYYQTGDFADWLKFGAAWVQDNATVDFANGFIEVYRDARGAKGSSQSFVSITDKPVSDLMAKLADNAEYFEQKAPWEPQYKKQSFTPPVVKAVETLIEAGDFSVSTIGDNLPNENEIHEKYGTKNFLFTGSSRAFDQAVGTSALEEFAASPEELARGKKYGVEAENLLTALHEVIGHGSGKLSERLSGGSASYLKEYFSTLEEARADLMALWNVWDPKLKELGLLTDQDDVAKTMYDASARVALTQLRRIPRGDTIEEDHQRNRQLIVFFIMDKEPGAIEQFERGGKTYIRVQDYQKMREGVGLLLAELMRIKAEGDYPAIKALVDRYAVHFDTALRDQIVARYRKLNLPTYWAGLNAELTARWGKNARIEKVEIRYPRDPVRQYLHYAAMYNPGLRSTTPAH, from the coding sequence TTGAAACTCAAATTCGCGATTCTCCTCTCTCTCGCCCTGCTTCCGGTTGCGTCCTTTTGCCAGAGTGCGCAACCCGCTCCCTCCAGCACCCTGGTCGCCCGTGTTGGCGACACTGGCTTCGTGCAGCTCGATGCCGACAGCTTCCACGCGCTCTCCCCCCGCCAGCAGACATTGGCTTACTGGCTCACGCAGGCCTCCATCGCCATCGATCCCATCATCTACGACCAGCTATCGCGCTACGGCCTGCGCCAGAAGCGCCTTCTCGAGGAAATCGTTGCGCATCCCGCGGGAATCGATCCCCAGCTCATGGTGCGCATCGTCGATTTCACCGAACTGTTCTGGGCCAACCGTGGCAACCACAACGAGATGACCGCGCAAAAGTTCCTGCCGGCGTTCCGCTTCGAGGAACTGCAGCAGGCGGCTCTCACCGCCCAGCGCCACGGCGCTATGAAGACGCCGTGCGCCGGCCTGCCCCCGCTCACCACCCCGGCGCAGCTCAAAAAGGAATTGCAGGGCCTGAGGGCCTCACTCTTCGACCCGGACTTCGAGCCTATGATCACCGCCAAGAGCCCCAAAGGCGGCAAAGATATCCTGCAGGCCAGCTCCAACACCTTCTATGAAGGCGTTTCCTTGGCCGACCTCAAGGATTTTCACGAGCAGCACCCGCTGAACTCCCGCCTCGTCAAAGGCCGCGACGGCAAGCTGCGGGAAGAGGTCTACCGCGCCGGCACCCCCGACGGCACAATTCCCCCGGGCCTCTACGCCGCTTTCCTGCACAAGGCCATCACCTGCCTGGAAAAAGCGCGCGGCTTCGCCGGCCCGCAGCAGGCGCAGGTAATCGGCGATCTGATCCGCTACTACCAGACCGGCGATTTTGCGGATTGGCTGAAGTTCGGCGCCGCTTGGGTGCAGGACAACGCCACCGTGGACTTCGCCAACGGATTCATCGAGGTCTACCGCGACGCCCGCGGCGCCAAGGGCAGTTCGCAGAGCTTCGTCTCCATCACCGACAAGCCCGTTTCCGATTTGATGGCCAAGCTGGCGGACAACGCCGAGTATTTCGAGCAGAAGGCCCCCTGGGAACCCCAATACAAGAAGCAGTCATTCACCCCGCCGGTGGTCAAGGCCGTGGAGACCCTGATTGAGGCCGGCGACTTCTCGGTCAGCACGATCGGCGACAACCTGCCCAATGAAAACGAGATCCACGAGAAATACGGCACCAAGAACTTCCTCTTCACCGGCAGCAGCCGCGCGTTCGATCAGGCCGTGGGCACCTCGGCGCTCGAGGAATTCGCTGCTTCGCCGGAAGAGCTCGCCCGCGGCAAAAAGTACGGCGTCGAAGCGGAGAACCTCCTGACCGCCCTGCACGAAGTCATCGGTCACGGCTCCGGCAAGCTCAGCGAGCGGCTCTCCGGCGGCTCCGCGTCCTACCTGAAAGAGTATTTTTCCACGCTGGAAGAAGCCCGGGCGGACCTGATGGCCCTGTGGAATGTCTGGGACCCCAAGCTGAAGGAGCTCGGACTCCTGACGGATCAGGACGATGTCGCAAAAACCATGTACGACGCTTCGGCCCGTGTGGCCCTCACGCAATTGCGCCGCATTCCCAGGGGCGACACGATCGAGGAAGACCATCAGCGCAATCGCCAGCTGATCGTCTTTTTCATCATGGACAAGGAGCCCGGCGCCATCGAACAGTTCGAACGCGGCGGCAAAACCTACATCCGCGTGCAGGATTACCAGAAGATGCGCGAGGGCGTGGGCCTGCTGCTGGCCGAACTGATGCGCATCAAGGCCGAGGGTGACTACCCCGCCATCAAGGCCCTCGTGGACCGCTACGCCGTTCATTTCGACACCGCCTTGCGCGACCAGATCGTAGCCCGCTACCGCAAGCTCAACCTCCCTACCTATTGGGCCGGCCTTAACGCCGAGCTGACCGCCCGGTGGGGCAAGAATGCGCGGATCGAAAAGGTGGAGATCCGCTACCCGCGCGACCCCGTCCGCCAATACTTGCATTACGCCGCAATGTACAACCCGGGCCTGCGCTCCACCACGCCGGCGCACTAG